The Bacteroidota bacterium genome contains a region encoding:
- the rimO gene encoding 30S ribosomal protein S12 methylthiotransferase RimO, whose product MKTKTLKKNKVNVVTLGCSKNIVDSEILMGQLKANNFEVEHESKRDDASIVIINTCGFIDNAKQESIDTILRYADAKTAGMVDKLYVTGCLSERYKPELEKEIPNVDAYFGTRDLPKLLKTLKADYKKELVGERLLTTPQHFAYFKISEGCDRPCSFCAIPLMRGNHISTPIEELVKQAKNLAKNGTKELMLIAQDLTYYGLDIYKKRNLSELLNQLSDVEGIEWIRLHYAFPSGFPMDILDVMKEKNNICNYLDMPLQHITDNMLKSMRRGTTKQKTIDLVNQIRDKVPDIALRTTLIAGYPGETEKDFEEMKEWVSQSRFDRLGIFTYSHEENTHAHLLNDDVLEEVKQERAEAVMELQQGISYELNQKKISKKFKVLVDKKEGEYYLARTEYDSPEVDNEVLIKANENYLRIGDFAEVEITRAEDYDLYGKLV is encoded by the coding sequence TTGAAAACAAAAACGCTCAAAAAGAATAAAGTAAATGTGGTAACTTTGGGTTGCTCTAAAAATATTGTTGATAGTGAGATTTTGATGGGCCAGCTCAAAGCGAACAACTTTGAAGTAGAGCATGAAAGCAAGCGTGACGATGCCAGCATTGTAATAATTAACACTTGTGGCTTCATCGATAATGCTAAACAAGAAAGCATCGACACCATTTTACGCTACGCGGATGCTAAAACTGCCGGAATGGTGGATAAACTCTATGTTACCGGATGCCTGAGTGAACGCTACAAACCTGAGCTGGAAAAAGAAATTCCAAATGTTGACGCGTATTTTGGAACCAGAGATTTACCTAAATTATTAAAAACCTTAAAAGCCGATTACAAAAAAGAATTGGTTGGAGAGCGCTTACTTACTACTCCGCAGCATTTTGCCTATTTTAAAATTTCTGAAGGTTGCGATCGCCCTTGCTCTTTTTGTGCCATTCCATTGATGCGCGGAAACCATATTTCAACTCCTATTGAAGAATTGGTGAAACAAGCCAAAAACCTTGCAAAAAATGGTACAAAAGAACTGATGCTAATAGCACAGGATTTGACGTACTACGGATTGGATATTTACAAAAAGCGAAATTTATCCGAATTATTAAATCAATTGAGTGATGTTGAAGGCATTGAATGGATTCGATTGCATTATGCTTTTCCAAGTGGCTTTCCGATGGATATTTTGGACGTGATGAAGGAGAAGAATAATATTTGCAATTACTTGGATATGCCTTTACAACACATTACTGATAACATGTTAAAAAGCATGCGCCGTGGAACAACCAAACAAAAAACAATTGATTTGGTAAATCAAATTCGCGATAAAGTTCCGGATATTGCTTTGCGCACTACACTTATTGCCGGCTATCCGGGCGAAACTGAAAAAGATTTTGAGGAAATGAAAGAATGGGTAAGCCAATCGCGCTTTGATCGTTTAGGAATTTTCACTTATTCGCATGAAGAAAATACGCATGCCCATTTATTAAACGATGATGTTCTTGAGGAAGTAAAACAAGAACGTGCTGAAGCAGTAATGGAACTGCAACAAGGAATATCGTACGAATTAAATCAGAAAAAAATCAGCAAGAAATTTAAAGTGCTGGTAGATAAAAAAGAAGGAGAATATTACCTAGCCCGCACAGAGTATGATTCACCTGAAGTGGACAATGAAGTTTTGATTAAAGCAAATGAAAATTATTTACGGATTGGTGATTTTGCTGAAGTCGAAATTACACGTGCGGAAGATTATGATTTGTATGGAAAACTTGTTTAA
- the bshC gene encoding bacillithiol biosynthesis BshC, whose protein sequence is MPTQKSTISYAQSNYFSKLILEYISGSDKLNYFYNAKPEIASFSAIIEAKSKETINRNLLYEVIDQQYKNGNCTVPNANLQLLSQENTFTVTTGHQLCLFTGPLYFIYKIISTINLAEALKANYPNFNFVPFYWMASEDHDFAEVNHIHVFGKKIEFNPTMPTSSIPVGKISTEGIQVVLDEIKSILGESESAKQLVALFDNAYKNSKNLADATRILVHSLFGHYGLVVLDADDARLKKNLRL, encoded by the coding sequence ATGCCAACTCAAAAATCAACCATAAGCTACGCGCAAAGCAATTACTTTTCAAAACTAATTTTGGAATATATTTCAGGAAGTGATAAACTCAACTACTTTTATAACGCAAAACCCGAAATAGCCTCTTTTTCTGCTATAATTGAAGCAAAATCCAAAGAGACCATTAATCGAAACTTGTTGTATGAAGTGATTGACCAGCAGTATAAAAATGGCAATTGCACTGTACCTAACGCTAATCTGCAGCTGTTAAGTCAAGAAAATACATTTACGGTTACTACAGGGCATCAACTCTGTTTGTTCACCGGTCCCCTCTATTTTATTTATAAAATAATCTCAACCATCAATCTTGCGGAAGCGCTCAAAGCTAATTATCCCAACTTTAATTTTGTCCCATTTTATTGGATGGCCAGTGAAGACCATGATTTTGCTGAAGTAAATCACATCCATGTTTTTGGAAAGAAAATTGAATTTAATCCGACGATGCCCACAAGTTCTATACCGGTTGGTAAAATTTCTACCGAAGGCATTCAAGTTGTGCTAGATGAAATAAAATCCATTTTGGGTGAAAGTGAGTCTGCTAAACAGTTAGTAGCCTTATTTGACAATGCTTACAAAAATTCTAAAAATTTAGCAGATGCCACCCGTATTTTAGTTCATTCACTATTTGGACACTATGGCTTGGTGGTTTTAGATGCAGATGACGCTCGCTTAAAAAAGAATTTGCGTCTATAA
- the bshC gene encoding bacillithiol biosynthesis BshC → MLDDIKNQSNHKLVNESISKLEEQGFKAQVNPRGINCFYMKDSFRERIIFEADVYKINNTELVFNASEMETELQNFPERFSPNVVLRPLYQEKILPNLAYIGGGGELAYWLEYKSMFEFHNIPFPVLLLRNSLLWIDKASADKWQKFSFGDSDYFLAVDELIKSYMAKNSDDINLMEEQENIKSIFASIAAKAQKKDPTLKASADAELQKALSSLSNLENKMLKAEKQKQETSLNQLKKIKEKLFPAGELQERYDNLSNLYLKHGNAFIQEVKDNLNPLDVNFTLLMEK, encoded by the coding sequence ATGCTCGATGATATTAAAAATCAAAGCAATCACAAGCTGGTTAATGAAAGTATTTCAAAACTAGAAGAACAAGGGTTTAAGGCGCAAGTGAATCCGCGCGGAATTAATTGTTTTTATATGAAGGATTCGTTTCGAGAACGAATAATCTTTGAAGCAGATGTTTATAAAATCAATAATACCGAACTTGTATTCAATGCATCAGAAATGGAAACGGAGTTGCAAAATTTCCCCGAACGATTTAGCCCCAATGTTGTGTTGCGTCCACTTTATCAGGAAAAAATACTTCCCAATTTAGCCTATATTGGCGGCGGTGGTGAATTAGCCTATTGGCTAGAATATAAATCCATGTTTGAATTTCATAACATTCCATTTCCGGTTTTACTATTGCGCAACTCTTTACTTTGGATAGATAAAGCTTCCGCTGATAAATGGCAAAAATTTAGTTTTGGTGATAGCGATTATTTTTTAGCTGTAGATGAGCTAATCAAGAGCTATATGGCTAAGAACAGTGACGATATAAATTTAATGGAAGAACAAGAAAACATAAAATCCATATTTGCTTCTATTGCTGCAAAAGCACAAAAAAAGGACCCTACCTTAAAAGCGTCGGCTGATGCTGAATTGCAAAAAGCCCTTAGCTCGTTAAGCAACCTGGAAAACAAAATGCTTAAAGCCGAAAAACAAAAACAAGAGACTTCCTTAAATCAGCTTAAAAAAATTAAAGAGAAATTGTTTCCTGCAGGTGAATTGCAAGAGCGTTACGATAACTTATCTAACCTTTACCTAAAGCATGGGAATGCTTTTATTCAAGAAGTAAAAGACAACCTAAATCCGCTTGATGTGAATTTTACACTTTTGATGGAAAAATAA
- a CDS encoding acyl-CoA desaturase: MKKKGQVKFVQKDKSLFFPTLKERVDSYFEKNHISKYANTGMVIKTIVLLAVYIVPFVLILLTNPPFGLSMFHWFIMGFGLAGVGMSVMHDANHGAYSENPKINFWMGSILNLLGASTFNWKLQHNILHHTYTNVADMDDDISDKPMLRFSPHSEVKSYHRFQWVYAFLFYGITTLYWILLKDFVQFSMYKKQGVNNNTKAQNRVSLLKIVLVKLIYTFVVLVVPTLFFSVPLWQVACGFVLMHFVAGIVLTVTFQLAHTVEGTSHPLPNEEGVIENNWAIHQMNTTVNFARHNKFISWYVGGLNFQVEHHLFPKISHMHYSEISEIVKSTAEEFGVPYLENKTLWQAIRSHIETLKRFGKLPDLNEAIG; the protein is encoded by the coding sequence ATGAAAAAAAAAGGACAAGTAAAGTTCGTTCAAAAAGATAAAAGTTTGTTTTTCCCAACCTTAAAGGAAAGAGTTGATTCGTATTTCGAAAAGAATCATATTTCAAAATATGCAAATACAGGAATGGTAATTAAAACAATAGTATTGCTTGCCGTTTACATTGTGCCATTTGTTTTAATATTGCTAACCAATCCTCCATTTGGGCTTAGCATGTTTCATTGGTTTATTATGGGTTTTGGTTTGGCAGGTGTAGGAATGAGTGTTATGCACGATGCCAATCATGGCGCTTACTCAGAGAATCCTAAAATTAATTTTTGGATGGGGAGCATTCTCAATTTATTGGGAGCATCCACCTTTAATTGGAAATTGCAGCACAATATTTTGCATCATACGTATACCAATGTTGCGGATATGGATGATGACATTTCAGATAAACCAATGCTTCGTTTTTCGCCGCACAGTGAAGTAAAATCCTATCATCGGTTTCAATGGGTGTATGCTTTTTTGTTTTATGGTATCACAACTTTGTATTGGATATTATTGAAGGATTTTGTGCAATTTTCGATGTACAAAAAACAAGGCGTTAATAATAATACAAAAGCACAAAATAGAGTTAGCCTTTTGAAAATTGTGCTCGTTAAATTGATTTACACGTTTGTTGTTTTGGTGGTGCCTACTTTATTTTTTAGTGTTCCTTTATGGCAAGTAGCATGTGGTTTTGTGCTTATGCATTTTGTTGCCGGAATTGTTTTAACAGTTACCTTTCAATTGGCGCATACGGTGGAGGGCACCAGTCATCCGTTGCCAAATGAAGAAGGTGTTATTGAAAACAATTGGGCCATTCATCAAATGAATACAACAGTGAATTTTGCACGACACAATAAGTTTATTTCTTGGTATGTTGGTGGTTTAAATTTTCAAGTGGAGCATCATTTATTTCCAAAAATATCCCACATGCATTATTCCGAGATATCTGAAATTGTAAAAAGCACTGCCGAAGAATTTGGGGTACCTTATTTAGAAAATAAAACACTTTGGCAAGCCATCCGTTCGCATATCGAAACCTTAAAACGATTTGGAAAATTGCCCGATTTGAATGAGGCAATTGGCTAA
- a CDS encoding WG repeat-containing protein: MKRNLFFIVCFFLLCAFIIPSKIERGFQALHIYNYFEAKHQFERALKKNPAPACYGLAQIFARHDNPFYNLDSAYTYAMRAGSSYALVTPKGKKKLLQFNIDSLQILAFQQAIDSLAFVETKKLKSILGYSKFIDQHLHAKERKEAVELRSQLAYEMAKKEGTVTSFQNFLEIYPDSKQALDAKKDFERQLFKSETVHNSIVEYERFILKYPTNPYTGIAEDSIFSKSTKSRTENQLNAFITKYPKNRNIPIAWKYLYQLSTQDFSVESIQRFVEKYPNFPDKQFVTSELELSQKEVYKIRENGKWGCVDSSGNVFIAPKFDWMEDFFEGLAVVELQGKMGYIDKQGKTVIDFQFEEAEKFVAGLAVVKINSKYGVINKLGKFIIPAIYEDVNDYSEGVSVVRKGSKYGCFDTKGKQIVPFKFDNMNNFKNGFAQVESNQKSGFINKQGLIVIPEKYDWADNFENGKAKVQLGDYYGLISVKDSILLPFEFDRVDEFKEGFAAVVKDEKLGYVNDSGKLVIPFMYEYTSNGKALDNFMNGITRVQLRGKVGFINVKNKIVVPLEFESISYLENGYYAAQKKSKWGLLDSNLKVLIPYKYQYLATSSEGLFRAKQKNKMGCIDLLGKVVIPFEWDAISEFYKMFAGVELNGKYGVISSKGEIVLPIELNKAPDLTKDLLLLEHNDKLAWYKLSTQKYIWKESGY; this comes from the coding sequence ATGAAGCGTAACTTATTTTTCATTGTATGCTTTTTCTTACTGTGCGCATTTATAATTCCATCCAAAATTGAAAGGGGGTTTCAGGCGCTTCATATTTACAACTATTTTGAAGCCAAGCATCAGTTTGAAAGGGCGCTGAAAAAAAATCCTGCACCGGCTTGCTATGGATTGGCTCAAATTTTTGCACGACACGATAATCCTTTTTATAATCTTGATTCTGCTTACACCTATGCAATGCGTGCCGGTTCGAGTTACGCACTTGTTACACCAAAAGGGAAAAAAAAATTGCTCCAATTTAACATCGACTCCTTGCAAATACTGGCATTCCAACAAGCAATTGATTCACTTGCATTTGTTGAAACCAAAAAGCTGAAAAGCATTTTGGGTTATTCAAAATTTATTGATCAACATCTACATGCAAAAGAGAGAAAAGAGGCAGTTGAGTTAAGAAGTCAGCTCGCTTACGAAATGGCAAAGAAAGAAGGAACGGTAACTTCCTTTCAAAACTTCTTAGAAATTTATCCGGATTCTAAGCAGGCATTGGATGCCAAAAAGGATTTTGAACGCCAGCTTTTTAAATCCGAAACTGTTCACAATTCAATAGTGGAGTATGAGCGCTTTATTTTAAAATATCCTACAAATCCATATACCGGTATTGCCGAGGATTCCATCTTTTCAAAATCAACAAAATCCCGCACTGAAAATCAGCTCAATGCATTTATTACCAAATATCCTAAAAACAGAAATATTCCTATAGCCTGGAAATATTTATATCAACTGTCTACACAAGATTTTAGTGTCGAATCTATTCAACGATTTGTTGAAAAATACCCCAATTTTCCGGATAAGCAATTTGTTACAAGTGAGTTGGAACTTTCACAAAAGGAAGTGTATAAAATTCGTGAAAACGGTAAGTGGGGCTGTGTGGATAGTAGTGGAAATGTTTTTATTGCCCCTAAGTTTGATTGGATGGAAGATTTTTTCGAAGGCTTAGCTGTGGTTGAATTACAAGGTAAAATGGGCTATATCGATAAGCAAGGCAAGACTGTAATTGATTTTCAATTCGAGGAAGCCGAAAAGTTTGTTGCTGGATTAGCAGTGGTTAAGATTAATTCAAAATACGGCGTTATTAATAAGCTTGGAAAATTTATTATTCCGGCTATTTATGAGGATGTGAATGATTATTCAGAAGGAGTTTCAGTTGTAAGGAAAGGCAGTAAATATGGTTGTTTTGATACAAAGGGCAAGCAGATTGTCCCTTTTAAATTTGACAACATGAATAATTTCAAAAATGGTTTTGCTCAAGTGGAGTCAAATCAAAAATCGGGATTTATCAATAAGCAAGGACTAATAGTTATCCCCGAAAAATATGATTGGGCGGATAATTTTGAAAACGGAAAAGCAAAAGTTCAGCTGGGAGATTACTATGGATTGATTTCAGTGAAGGATAGCATTTTGTTGCCTTTTGAATTTGATCGCGTGGATGAGTTTAAAGAAGGGTTTGCGGCGGTGGTAAAGGATGAGAAATTAGGATATGTTAATGACTCCGGAAAACTGGTAATTCCTTTTATGTATGAGTATACAAGTAACGGTAAGGCCTTGGATAATTTCATGAACGGCATTACCAGAGTACAATTAAGGGGAAAAGTTGGTTTTATAAATGTTAAAAATAAAATTGTAGTTCCACTCGAATTTGAATCAATTTCCTATCTGGAAAATGGCTATTATGCTGCTCAAAAGAAATCAAAATGGGGATTACTCGATTCAAATTTAAAAGTGCTAATACCATACAAATACCAATATTTGGCCACTAGTAGCGAAGGGCTTTTTAGGGCGAAGCAGAAAAATAAAATGGGTTGTATCGATTTATTAGGGAAAGTAGTTATTCCATTTGAGTGGGATGCCATATCGGAATTTTATAAAATGTTTGCCGGAGTTGAACTAAATGGGAAATATGGTGTTATCTCATCAAAGGGTGAAATAGTTCTTCCTATTGAGCTCAATAAAGCTCCGGATTTAACTAAAGATTTACTGTTGTTGGAACACAACGATAAACTCGCTTGGTACAAATTAAGTACACAAAAATATATTTGGAAGGAATCGGGTTATTAA
- a CDS encoding ABC transporter ATP-binding protein, with protein sequence MKLLYSYLKNYWKLLVLALTLAAINQIFSLLDPLVFKHIVDNYATGPHRYSKDEFIKGIGGMILLSMGAAMMSRIAKNFQDYYVNVITQKLGAQIYSDGLNHSLKLPYKVFEDQRSGETLGKLQKVRTDVEKLIFAFISILFTSLVGVVFVMIYAIRIHWIIAVVYFAAVPILGFITSLLSKRIKIIQKKIVGETTALAGSTTESLRNIELVKSLGLAEQEINRLNGTTTKILGLELKKVRYIRSISFIQGTFVNFLRSCILFLLLYLIFADTMTLGQLFSLQIYSFFIFGPLQELGNIISTYREAEVSLDNFNAILQTPVEPKPENPIVITEVQNLSFSHIVFKHQSASSPALNDISFEMNKGETIAFVGPSGSGKTTMVKLLVGLYRPDSGKILYNGADGNEIDLDRLREQIGFVTQDTQLFSGSIRENLLFVRPGATDEECMEMLNKAACQSLLARADKGLDTVIGEGGVKVSGGEKQRLSIARALLRKPSLIVFDEATSALDSLTEKEISGTIKSISENRSHLTVLIAHRLSTVMHADKIIVLERGQIVEQGKHDELLNMKGLYYAMWRQQIGERERTPSMAHAN encoded by the coding sequence ATGAAATTATTATATTCTTATTTAAAAAATTATTGGAAGTTGCTGGTTTTAGCGCTTACCCTCGCAGCCATAAATCAAATATTTTCTTTATTAGATCCCTTAGTATTTAAGCACATTGTGGATAATTATGCCACCGGTCCCCATCGCTACAGCAAGGATGAATTCATAAAAGGTATAGGAGGGATGATTCTTTTATCTATGGGTGCTGCAATGATGTCGCGCATTGCAAAAAATTTTCAGGATTATTATGTAAATGTGATTACACAAAAATTAGGAGCTCAGATTTATTCTGATGGGTTGAATCATTCCCTAAAGCTACCTTACAAAGTATTCGAAGATCAAAGAAGTGGTGAAACGTTAGGTAAGTTGCAAAAAGTGAGAACCGATGTGGAGAAATTAATTTTTGCATTTATCAGCATCTTATTTACCTCCTTAGTGGGTGTAGTTTTTGTGATGATTTATGCCATTCGGATTCATTGGATCATTGCGGTAGTGTATTTTGCTGCTGTACCTATCTTAGGCTTTATTACTTCGTTATTGAGTAAGCGAATCAAAATCATTCAGAAAAAAATTGTAGGCGAAACAACAGCATTGGCGGGCTCCACAACCGAATCGCTGCGTAATATCGAGTTGGTAAAGAGTTTGGGATTGGCCGAACAAGAAATAAACCGACTAAATGGAACGACCACAAAAATTCTGGGTTTGGAATTAAAAAAGGTGCGTTATATCCGAAGCATCAGCTTTATTCAAGGAACCTTTGTGAACTTTTTAAGAAGCTGTATTTTGTTTTTATTGCTGTACCTCATTTTTGCCGATACCATGACATTGGGGCAATTATTTTCGTTGCAGATTTATTCCTTTTTTATTTTCGGCCCACTACAGGAATTAGGCAATATCATTAGCACTTACCGCGAAGCCGAGGTATCTTTAGATAATTTTAACGCTATCCTTCAAACACCTGTTGAGCCCAAACCGGAGAATCCTATTGTGATTACCGAAGTGCAAAACCTCTCATTTAGTCATATTGTATTTAAGCATCAATCGGCAAGCAGTCCGGCTTTAAACGATATTTCTTTTGAAATGAACAAAGGCGAAACCATTGCATTTGTTGGTCCCTCAGGATCGGGTAAAACCACTATGGTGAAATTATTAGTGGGCTTGTATCGGCCTGACTCCGGAAAAATTCTCTATAACGGTGCCGATGGAAATGAAATTGACTTGGATCGTTTGCGCGAGCAAATTGGTTTTGTAACACAGGATACGCAATTGTTTTCGGGAAGTATTCGTGAAAATTTATTATTTGTAAGGCCAGGAGCAACGGATGAAGAATGCATGGAAATGCTCAATAAAGCTGCTTGTCAGAGTTTATTGGCGCGTGCCGATAAAGGCTTGGATACAGTGATTGGTGAAGGTGGTGTGAAAGTATCGGGGGGAGAAAAGCAACGCTTGTCGATTGCGCGTGCGCTTTTACGCAAGCCAAGTTTGATCGTATTTGATGAAGCCACTTCAGCTTTAGATTCGCTCACTGAAAAGGAAATTAGCGGAACAATAAAATCGATTTCTGAAAACAGAAGTCATTTAACTGTATTGATTGCACATCGATTGTCGACGGTGATGCATGCCGATAAAATTATTGTCTTGGAGCGCGGTCAAATTGTGGAGCAAGGTAAGCACGATGAATTGTTGAATATGAAAGGATTGTATTATGCCATGTGGCGTCAGCAAATTGGTGAACGTGAACGTACACCCTCTATGGCACATGCTAACTAA
- a CDS encoding CoA pyrophosphatase, with amino-acid sequence MHPEYILRLKQQLSGPLPGAAAHQQMAPAHRLSSEHYLKTIKDYREGSVLILLYELSGVPHFVLTLRTSYEGIHSGQISLPGGKIEAGDANPLETALRETEEEIGVSKTNIEIIGTLTSLYIPPSNFLVHPAVGIAKGPLSFKRNEREVAELIDVATSVLLEDTLRQHKIMDLSRGLNAHDLTQVKVPYFNIGGHHVWGATAMILSEFAEIHKAVVSQNI; translated from the coding sequence ATGCATCCGGAGTACATCCTTCGTTTAAAACAGCAATTATCTGGACCTTTACCTGGGGCTGCGGCGCATCAGCAAATGGCTCCCGCGCACCGTTTGTCATCTGAGCATTATTTAAAAACTATTAAGGACTATCGCGAAGGGAGTGTTTTGATTTTATTGTATGAGCTTAGCGGAGTTCCTCATTTTGTGCTAACCTTACGCACTTCGTATGAAGGAATTCACAGTGGGCAGATAAGCTTACCAGGAGGTAAAATTGAAGCAGGGGATGCGAACCCTTTAGAGACTGCTTTGCGCGAAACTGAGGAGGAAATTGGTGTTTCAAAAACTAACATTGAAATCATTGGTACGCTCACTTCGCTTTATATTCCACCCAGTAATTTTTTGGTACATCCTGCAGTTGGTATTGCAAAAGGTCCTCTTTCTTTTAAAAGGAATGAAAGAGAAGTTGCTGAGCTGATTGATGTTGCAACATCAGTGCTGCTGGAAGATACGTTAAGACAACATAAAATAATGGACTTAAGCCGCGGATTAAATGCGCATGATTTGACTCAAGTTAAAGTTCCCTATTTCAACATTGGCGGGCATCATGTGTGGGGAGCAACTGCAATGATTTTAAGTGAATTTGCGGAAATTCATAAAGCTGTAGTCAGTCAAAATATTTGA
- a CDS encoding SAM-dependent methyltransferase: MEKAKAKLYLIPTTLGEVDPLASIPASVYAIVNEIDEYLVENEKWARQYLKKLGIKKPLQEIKLHLLNKHTDFAALAESMQCLKQGKNLGVISEAGCPGIADPGAEAVKWAHQQNIEVVPLVGPSSILLALMGSGFNGQSFAFQGYLPIDRSERVRKIKELEKIVQSQHQTQLFIETPFRNNHLVEDLLKNCSNHTLLCIAVDISLPSEMIKTKSIAEWKRQVPNLHKRPAIFLLYK; the protein is encoded by the coding sequence ATGGAAAAAGCAAAAGCAAAATTGTATTTAATCCCAACTACCTTAGGTGAAGTAGATCCACTCGCTAGCATTCCTGCAAGTGTGTATGCCATTGTGAACGAGATTGACGAGTACTTGGTTGAAAATGAAAAATGGGCAAGACAGTATTTGAAAAAGCTTGGAATTAAAAAGCCATTGCAAGAAATAAAGCTACATCTTTTAAATAAGCATACCGATTTTGCAGCATTGGCAGAAAGCATGCAATGTTTGAAACAAGGCAAAAACTTAGGTGTTATTTCTGAAGCAGGTTGTCCGGGCATTGCCGATCCGGGTGCCGAAGCTGTAAAATGGGCACATCAGCAAAATATAGAAGTTGTGCCTTTGGTAGGACCTTCATCCATCTTGCTAGCCCTGATGGGATCTGGTTTTAACGGACAAAGTTTTGCTTTTCAAGGATATCTTCCAATAGATAGAAGCGAGCGCGTTCGTAAAATAAAGGAACTCGAAAAAATTGTGCAAAGTCAGCATCAAACGCAACTATTTATTGAAACACCCTTTCGCAACAATCATCTGGTTGAAGATTTATTAAAAAATTGCAGCAACCACACACTTTTGTGTATCGCTGTGGATATAAGTCTTCCGAGCGAAATGATAAAAACAAAATCAATTGCTGAATGGAAGCGACAAGTCCCCAATTTGCATAAGCGACCGGCTATCTTTTTACTTTATAAATAA
- the mnmE gene encoding tRNA uridine-5-carboxymethylaminomethyl(34) synthesis GTPase MnmE, with amino-acid sequence MKKYPDDTIVALATAPGIGAISIIRVSGKDALTQCAKVFYGVGGKQKLNASKTHSLHFGTIRDGEKIIDEVLVSVFLGTKSFTGENTVEISCHGSPYIQQQIIGLLLRNGLRMARPGEFTMRAFFNGKMDLSQAEAVADVIAADNEAAHRLALQQMRGGFSKDIQQLRQQLIDFAALLELELDFSEEDVEFANRSQFVSLVKLVQAQLRPLIESFRLGNVLKNGVPVAIAGKPNAGKSTLLNTLLNEERALVSHIAGTTRDTIEEVLNVNGVAFRFIDTAGLRVAEDEIEKMGVEKSYEKIKNARILLYVSDASQIITSQDLTNELNAASVFEIPFLLIANKSDLCSESSLALLKVQKNVVLASAKNKSGIEELKTALNKLLFDGEETQHSQIITNLRHYEGLQKASNALDEVLIGIDNKITTELIALDLRRALEFLGELSGEISNEDVLDSIFSRFCIGK; translated from the coding sequence ATGAAAAAATATCCCGACGATACGATTGTTGCGCTGGCAACAGCACCCGGAATTGGAGCAATTTCTATAATTCGAGTTTCAGGAAAAGATGCATTGACTCAGTGTGCAAAGGTTTTTTACGGGGTAGGTGGCAAGCAAAAGCTAAATGCATCAAAAACACATAGCCTGCATTTTGGAACGATTCGCGACGGTGAAAAAATCATAGATGAAGTGTTAGTAAGCGTTTTCTTAGGCACTAAATCCTTTACAGGTGAAAATACGGTAGAAATTTCCTGCCATGGTTCACCCTATATTCAGCAACAAATTATTGGTTTGCTCTTGCGAAACGGGCTAAGGATGGCGAGGCCCGGTGAATTTACCATGCGTGCATTTTTTAATGGAAAGATGGATTTAAGTCAGGCGGAGGCTGTAGCGGATGTAATTGCTGCCGATAATGAAGCAGCGCATCGCTTGGCCTTACAACAGATGCGGGGCGGATTTAGTAAGGATATTCAGCAACTCCGACAACAATTAATTGATTTTGCTGCCTTATTGGAGTTGGAGTTAGATTTTTCAGAAGAAGACGTTGAGTTTGCCAACCGTAGCCAATTTGTAAGTTTGGTAAAATTAGTACAAGCGCAATTGCGGCCGCTCATTGAATCGTTTCGTTTAGGAAATGTATTAAAGAATGGCGTTCCGGTTGCCATTGCAGGAAAACCTAACGCCGGAAAATCGACTTTGTTAAATACTTTATTGAATGAGGAACGGGCTTTGGTGAGCCACATTGCTGGAACCACACGTGATACAATTGAAGAGGTATTGAATGTAAATGGAGTTGCTTTTCGTTTTATTGATACTGCCGGGTTGCGTGTTGCAGAGGATGAAATTGAGAAAATGGGAGTGGAGAAGAGTTATGAAAAAATTAAGAATGCACGTATTTTACTTTATGTTTCAGATGCCTCTCAAATTATAACTTCACAGGATTTAACAAACGAGTTGAACGCAGCATCCGTATTTGAAATTCCTTTTTTATTAATTGCCAATAAGAGTGATTTGTGCAGCGAAAGTTCTTTAGCACTTTTGAAGGTGCAAAAAAATGTGGTATTGGCCTCCGCAAAAAATAAATCAGGAATTGAGGAGCTAAAAACAGCGCTAAATAAATTGTTATTTGATGGAGAGGAAACACAGCATTCTCAAATTATTACTAACCTCAGGCATTACGAAGGTTTGCAAAAAGCATCTAATGCGCTGGACGAAGTATTAATTGGAATTGATAATAAAATTACTACCGAATTAATTGCATTGGATTTACGCAGAGCACTTGAGTTTTTGGGTGAACTGAGTGGTGAGATTTCTAATGAAGACGTTTTAGATTCAATTTTTTCACGCTTTTGTATCGGAAAGTAA